One Actinomycetospora corticicola genomic window, GGCAGCCGTGCCGCGAGGGCGGACAGCTCGGCCCGCAGGTCGTCGAGGCCGGCGCCGGTCGTCCCGGACACGCACACCGCGGGCAGCCGTCCGAGGGACGACTCCGCGAGGTGCTCGAGCGCCTCGTCCCGCGCGAGCTCGGGCTCCATGAGGTCCGAGCGTGTCACCACGAGCACCCCGTCGTGCACGCCGAGCGCGTGCAGCGCGTCGAGGTGCTCCCCGGACTGCGGCATCCACCCGGCGTCCGCGGCGACGACGAACATCGTCGCGGGCACCGGCCCGACCCCGGCCAGCATCTGCGTCACGAACCGCTCGTGGCCCGGGACGTCGACGAACGCGATCGTGTGCCCGTCGACCGTGGTCCAGCCGAAGCCCAGGTCGATCGTCATCCCGCGGCGCCGTTCCTCGGCCCACCGGTCGGGTTCCATCCCGGTCAGCGCGCGGATCAGCGTCGACTTGCCGTGGTCCACGTGCCCGGCGGTCGCCAGCACCTTCACGACGTCGAGCCCTCGTGGCAGGGAAGCGTCGTCGCTGTCGTCGGGTGAGAGGAACGACGCTCTCCTGCCACGGCGAGGACCGCCGCGACCAGGCGCGCGTCGTCCTCGGCGGGTACCGCGCGCAGGTCGAGCAGGCACCGGCCCTGCTCCACCCGCCCGACGACGGGGTCGTCCCCGGCCCGCAGCGCCTCCGCGTAGTCCGCCGGGAGGGCCACCGCGGCGCTGGGGAGGTCCACCCCCGGCGCCCCGCCGCCGCCGACCTGCGCGGCGCAGTCGACGGCCTCCCCGCCCACGGCCGCGGCCACCGCGGCGGCCCGGTCGCGGAGCACGGCCACGTCCGCCTCGAGCATCGCCCGCACCGGCGGCACCGGCCCGCGCAGGGTCGCCTCGAGGGCGGCGAGCGTCAGCTTGTCCACCCGCAGGGCGCGGGCGAGCGGGTGCCGGCGGAGCCGGTGGACGAGGGCGGCGTCGCCGAGGAGCAGCCCCGCCTGCGGGCCCCCGAGCAGCTTGTCCCCGCTCGCCGTCACCAGCGGGACGCCGGCGCGCAGCTCGGTCGCGGCGTCCGGCTCGTGCGGCAGGAGCGGGTGCGGCGCGAGGAGACCCGACCCGATGTCGGCCACCACGGGCACGCCCAGCCCGGTCAGCTCCCCGGCCGGCACGCTCGACGTGAAGCCCTGCACCACGAAGTTCGACGGGTGCACCTTGAGGATCATCCCGGTGTCCGGGCCGACCGCCGCCGCGTAGTCGTCGACCCGCACGCGGTTCGTGGTGCCGACCTCCCGCAGCCGTGCCCCCGTCGACTCCAGCAGCTCCGGGAGCCGGAACCCGTCGCCGATCTCGACCATCTCGCCCCGCGCGATGACGATCTCCCGCCCGGCCGCCAACGCCGTGGCCGCCAGGATCAGCGCCGCCGCGCCGTTGTTCGTCACGTGCACGCCGCCCGCGTCGGGCACGGCGTCGGCCAGCGCCGCCATGGCGCCGGCGCCCCGCCTGCCGCGCCCGCCGGTGGCGAGGTCCAGCTCGACGTCCGTGGTGCCCGCCGCCGTGACCAGCGCGTCCCGCGCGGCGCCCGACAGGGGCGCCCGCCCGAGGTTGGTGTGCAGCACGACGCCGGTCGCGTTCAGCACCGGACGCAGGCTCGCCGCACTGCGGGGGAGCGCTGCGACCACCGCGTCGACCACGTCGTCCGGGCCGATCTCCCCGGCCCGCGCCCGCTGCTGCGCCCCGAGCACGACGTCCTTCACCCGCGCCCTCCCGACGACGGCGACGGCGGCCGCCACCCGCGGCTCGGCGAGGACGGCGTCGGTGCGCGGGATGCGCCGCCGGGGATCAGGGGTCACGCCGTCCAGGATCCACCCACCGCCACGACCACCGAGCACACCACCCCGATCAGCACCGTCCCCACCGTCACCGTGGCCAGCACCCGCACCGGGAACACCCGCCGCACCATGAGCAGCGACGGCAGGCTGACCGCCGGCAGGGTGATGAGGAGCGCGGCCGCGATCACGGGTGACACCCCCGCAGCCAGGAGCGCGGCCACCGCGGCGATCTCCGCGCCCGTCGGGATCGGCAGGAGCGTCCCGGCCACCGCGAGCAGCACGACGATCGCCACCACCACGGCCCCGTGCATGCCGGCGAGCCCCGCCCCGAGCGGGAACAGCACCCCGCGCAGCGCGCCGAGCGCCACCACCAGCACCAGGTACTCCGGCAGCAGGCGCAGCGACAGCCCGCCCAGCGCGGCGAGGAACCGGACCGGCAGCGGACGCCCGTCGTCGAGGGAGTCCGTGGCGACCGCGAGCCCGGTCGGGTCGGGGGCGTCGCCCGCCCGCCGGGCGGCGAGGGCCCCCACCCCGACGACGCCGATCCCGGCGGCCAGCCGCAGCAGCGTCCACTGCCACGGCAGTACGAACGCGCAGAACACGAGGACGACGGGGTTGAGGGCGGGGCTCGCCAACCAGAACGCGAGGGCGGCCCGCACGTCGGCCGCACGCTGCCGCAGCCCGACCGCCACCGGCGCCGAGCAGCAGCTGCACATCATCCCCGGCACCGCGAGGGCACTCCCGACGACGGCGCCGCGCCGCCCGACCGTCCGGGCCGTCCAGTCCGCCGGCAGCACCGTCCGGATCGCCGCGGCGAGCAGGAGCCCGGTGACGAGCGCCGGCCAGATCGCGAGGAAGTACGGGCCCGCGAACTCCAGGCCCGCCCGCAACGACACCCCGGACGCGGGCAGGATCGAGTTCCCGAGCGACCCGGAGCCCGCCACCGACGGGACCTTCACCCAGTACGGCTGCCACTTCGCCCAGATCAGCAGCACGACCGCGAGCAGCACCACGCCGGTGACCGGGATCCAGGTGCGGCGGGGAGCCGTCGTCGTGGTGGTCACGACGGCCGAGTCTGCGCGCCCCGCGTGTCGGGCGCACGTCGGCCCGGTGTCCTCCCCGGAACGCACGAACGGGCCGCTCGCCACGATCTCCCGTGACGATCGGCCCGTTCGATTCCCCTGGAGTCAGTTCCCCGCGGCGGGGACGTAGTGCCGGTCGGGCGGGGTGGTGCCGGCCTGCACGGCCTCTTCCCGACGACGGATGCGCTCGCGCTGCGGCACGACGATGTGCGCCGGGTCGTTGGCCGAGGCGATCCCGGCGTCGAACACGCCGAAGCGGGTGAGCGCCGACCCGGCCATCAGGGCGAGCCCGGACAGCGCAGCGGCCCACCGCTTGCGCCGCCCCACGACGGCCCCGGCGGCGCCGACCACGAGGCACGCCTTCGACGCCGTCATCAGCGTCTTCGCGCGGCCCTTGTCGTAGACGTCGGCGAGCATCCCGAGGTCCCGCGTCATCTTCTCCTCGGTGACGAGCTCCACCACGGCGCCCGCGATCGCGAGGCGCTGGGCGGGCTCGTTGTCCTCGACCCGCGAGAACACCAGGCCGAAGCCACCGCCGGCGGCCGCGGCACTGCCCGCGAACAGCACCGGCAGGTGGCGGTGCGCCTCGTGCCAGGTGGGGACGGCGGTGTTCGAGATCAGTACCGCCGTGTAGGTGGCCAGCGCCGGTCCGACGACGGCCGCCCCGACCCCGGCCGCGTCGCCGGCGACCTGCAGGGTCTTCGCGCCCCGCCGTCCGCGGAGGTACGGGGCGAGCGCCTCGGCGCCCGCCGCCGCCGTCGCGAACGCGGCGAAGGGGGAGAGGATCCAGGAGCCGACCGACAGCGGCGAGGTCGGCTTGAACACCCGCAGCATGTGCAGGAAGCGCGACGGCCGGTGCAGGTCGTGGATGAGGAAGACGGTGCCGCCCATGGCGCCGCCGACGGCCGCGTACCGCCCCGCCCGCCGCAGCGACGGCCGGCCCGTGGGGCCCGCCATCGCCGCGAGCACCGCCGACGAGCCCGCGAGCCCGCCGAGGAACAGGTACAGCGGGACGTCCGGGTTCTTCCACACCGGCGCCTTGATGATCGGGCGCCCGTAGTAGCTGCGGAACTCGGCCTCCGGCACCTGCAGCTGCTCGCCCTTGCGGCCGCCGCGGGGACTGTCGCGTCGCGGCTTCACCGCGTCGTGGTCGATCCGGGCCCGCTCCGGCATCCCCGTGGGGTTCAGATCCTCGGTCATGGTCGAGCTCCGCTCCGCTGCGTCTCCGAAGTCACCGCCGGCCGCCCTTCCAGAACGCGGCCAGGGCCGCCGCCCCGAGGCCGACCGCGGTCAGCGCCGCGTTCCGCCACATCTCGGGCAGGTCGCGGGTGGTGACGATCGGGTCCGGCGGCAGCCCGTAGACCTCGGGCTCGTCGAGCAGCAGGAAGAAGGCCCCGTCGCCGCCGACGCCGTCGTTCTCGTCGCGACCGTAGAGCCGGGCCTCGTTCACCCCGCGGCCGTGCAGCTCGGCGAGTCGGGCGTCCGCGGCGGCCTGCAGCTCGTCGAGGTCGCCGAACTGGATCGACTGCGTCGGGCACGCCTTGGCGCACGCCGGCTCCAGTCCGCTCCCGAGCCGGTCGTAGCAGAGCGTGCACTTGTGGGCGCCGCCGTCGGAACCGCGGACGTCGATGACGCCGTAGGGGCACGACGGGACGCAGTACCCGCAGCCGTTGCAGATGTCGTCCTGCACCACCACGGTGCCGAACTCGGTGCGGAACAGTGCCCCGGTGGGGCAGTTGTCCAGGCAGCCCGCGTGGGTGCAGTGCTTGCAGACGTCGGAGGCCATGAGCCACCGGACGTCGCGCTCGTCGTCGGGGGTCTGCTGGCCGTGCGCCCCGGCGTCGGGGAGCAGGGTCAGCAGGTCGACGGTGCCCGTCCCGGTGCCACCCGGGCCGGGCGGCGCGGTCGCCGCGTCCCGGGGTGCCTTCGGCAGCGCGCCGCCGCCCAGGGCCGGCAGCCCGCTCGGGATGTGTCCCGTCGTGGGCTCCGCCGGGACGGCGCCGCCGTGGGCGGTGGTCGCGGACCCGTGCGGGCGGACGTCCTCGATGAACGCCACGTGGCGCCACGTGGAGGCCCCCAGGTCACCGGTGTTGTCGTACGACATCCCGGTGAGGCGGTACAGGTCCGACGCGTCGGTCCCGTCGTCGGGGACGAGGTTCCACTCCTTGCACGCCACCTCGCAGGCCTTGCAGCCGATGCAGACCGAGGTGTCGGTGAAGAACCCGACCCGCTTGGGGTGCGAGGGGTCGAACCCGGCGTCCGCGGCCGGGTCGGGCAGCTCGCCGTACAGCGAGTTGGCCGTCCCGGAGAACGCGTCGAAGACGTTGGTCATGAGGTCGAGCTCCGCTCCGCTGCGTCTCCCATGGTCACTCGATCCCTCCCGGCTCGACGCCCGCACGGCGGCGGTAGTCGGCGACGTACTCGAGGAGCTCGGGGCCGCGTGGTCGACGTCCGGGCTGGATGTCGCAGGTCGCGACCTTGGACTCCTGGATGTGGACGTTCGGGTCCATCACGACCCCCAGCAGGTCGTTCGCCGGGTCGCCGGTCGAGATTCCGTTCGAGCCCCAGTGGTAGGGAAGCCCGATCTGGTGCACCTGACGGTCCCCGATCCGCAGCGGTTTCATGCGCTCGGTCACCATCACCCGCGCCTCGATCGCCGTCCGCGCCGAGACCAGGGTCGCCCACCCCATGTGCTCGAGGCCCCGCTCGGCGGCCAGCGCCGGGGAGATCTCGCAGAAGAACTCCGGCTGGAGCTCCGAGAGGTAGGGCAGCGTGCGGCTCATGCCGCCCGCGGTGTGGTGCTCGGTCAGGCGGTAGGTGATGAAGACGTAGGGGAAGACCTCGCTCTGCGACGGGTTGATCCGGTTCCACGCCCGGTCGATCCGTTCGAGCGCCGGGTTGTCCTGCTGGTCGTGCAGCAGGTTGGCGACCGGTGACTCGACGGGCTCGTAGTGCGTCGGCATCGGCCCGTCCGCCATGCCCGCCGGCGCGTAGAGCCAGGCCTTGCCGTCGGCCTGCATGATGAAGGCGTCGGTGCCCGACAGGGCGTCCTGACGGGTCGCCCCCTCCTCCGGCTTGAACGACGGCGGCTTGGTGGCCTCGAAGTCCGGGACGTCGTGCCCGGTCCAGCGCTGGGACTCCTCGTCCCACCACACGTAGGCCTTGCGCTCGCTCCACGGCCGTCCCTCGGGGTCGGCCGAGGCGCGGTTGTAGAGCGTGCGGCGGTTCGCGGGCCAGGCCCAGCCCCACTCGGCGGCGACCCAGTCCTGCTCCGAGCCGGGCTTGCGCCGGTCGGCCTGGTTGACGCCGTCGGCGTAGACGCCGGTGTAGATCCAGCAGCCCGCCGTCGTCGAGCCGTCCGCCTTGAGCTCGGTGTAGCTCGACAGCGGCTTCCCGTCGGCGTCGGCGCCGTTGATCTCGGCCAGCACCGACTCGGGGTCCGGCTCGCTGTGGATGCCGAACGTCGGGTAGTCCCACGTCAGGTCGAGCAGCGGGCGGTCGCGCTCGTCGGTCGAGCCGGCGAGCTTCTCCCGGATCCGCTTCCCGAGGTGGAAGTAGAAGTGCAGCTCGGAGCGCGCGTCGGCCGGCGGGTGCACCGCCTCGCGGCGCCACTGCAGCAGCCGCTGGGTGTTGGTGAACGTGCCGGACTTCTCGGTGTGGTTCGCGCAGGGCAGGAAGAAGACCTCGGTCCCGATCTCCTCGGTGCGCAGCTCACCGGTCTCGATCTCCGGCCCGTCCTTCCAGAACGTGGCCGACTCGATCATCTGCATGTCCCGGACGACCAGCCACTCGAGGTTGGCGAGGCCGAGGCGCTGCATCTTGCCGTTCGCGTGCCCGATGGCGGGGTTCTCGCCGACGAGGAAGTAGCCGAACGTCTTCCGGTCGATCTGGTCCCGGACGATCCCGTAGGTGCCGTGGTCGCCGGTCAGCTTCGGCAGGTAGTCGAACGCGAAGTCGTTCTCCGCGGTCGCCGCGTCGCCCCACCAGGCCTTGAGCAGGGACACCAGGTAGGTGTCCATGTTGCCCCAGAACCCGGTCTTCGCCGCGTCGGCGTCGAGGAAGCTCTGCAGATCCTCGTGCAGGTGCGCGTTGGGCATCGGGATGTAGCCCGGCAGCAGGTCGTAGAGCGTCGGGATGTCGGTCGACCCCTGGATGGAGGCGTGCCCGCGCAGCGCGAGGATGCCGCCGCCGGGCCGCCCCATGTTGCCCAGCAGTGTCTGCAGGATCGCCGCGCCGCGGATGTACTGCGCGCCGACGCTGTGGTGCGTCCAGCCCACCGAGTACACCCAGGCCGTCGTCCGCTCGCGCCCCGAGTTCGCTGTGATCGCCCTCGCGACGGCGAGGAACTGGTCGACGCTCATGCCGCAGACCCGCGAGACCGCCTCCGGGGTGTAGCGGGCGTAGTGCCGGCGCATGACCTGGTAGACGCACCGCGGGTGCTGGAGGCTCTCGTCGCGTTCCGGCGTCCCGGTCGCGTGGGCCGCGTCGCCCGCCCCGCCCGCGGTGTCCGAGGACATCGCGGCGTGGTGCTCGCGGAGCTGGGACTCCCAGTGGTCGCGCTGACCGGCGGCCGGCGCGCTGTAGCCCTCGCCCTCGAGCGACCAGCTCACCGGGTCGTAACGCCCGGTCTCCGGGTTGTAGCCGGAGAAGACGCCGGCCATGTCCTCGGTGTCGGCGAACTCCTCACCGACCAGGTCGGCGGCGTTCGTGTACGCGGACACGTACTCCCGGAAGTCGAGCCCGTTCTCCAGCACGTAGCTGATGAGCCCGCCCAGGAACGCGATGTCGGCGCCCGCGCGGAACGGCACGTGCAGGTCGGCGACCGCCGACGTGCGGGTGAACCGCGGGTCGACGTGGATGATCGTGGCGCCGCGGCGCTTCGCCTCCATCACCCACTGGAAGCCCACGGGGTGGGCCTCCGCCATGTTCGATCCCTCGATGACGATGCAGTCCGAGTGGATTAGGTCCTGCTGGAAGTTCGAGGCCCCTCCGCGGCCGAAGCTGGTCCCCAGACCGGGGACGGTGGCGCTGTGTCAAATGCGCGCCTGGTTCTCCACCTGGATCGCGCCGAGCGCCATGAACAGCTTCTTGATGAGGTAGTTCTCCTCGTTGTCCAGCGTCGCGCCGCCCAGGCTCGAGAAGCCCAGCGTGCGCCGCAGGACGCGGCCCTCGTCGTCGGTGTCCTGCCACCCGCGACGTCGGGCGTCGATCACCCGGTCGGCGATCATGTCGACCGCGGTGTCGAGGTCGAGGTCCTCCCACTCGGTGCCGTACGGCCGCCGGTAGCGGACCGTCGTCACCCGCGACGGGCTGGTGACCAGCGAGGTCGACGCGGAGCCCTTGGGGCACAGCCGACCGCGGGACACCGGCGAGTCCGGGTCTCCCTCGATCTGCGTGACCCGACCGTCGCGCACGTAGACGTTCTGCCCGCACCCCACGGCGCAGTACGGGCAGACCGACTTCACCACCTCGTCGGCGGTGTCGGTCCGCGGCTCGAGGACCTTCGTGCGCGGACTCTGCACGGCGGCGCCGCGGGCCAGCGGGTCAGGACCGGTCGCCTGGCGGAACATCGGCCATTCGCCGAGCCAGGTACGGACGCCCATGAGGTGGACCTCCCGTGCTGTGGTGGACCCGGGCTCCGACGCTGGGACCTGGGGGAACGTGTGGCGGAGGCGGACGGGAATCGAACCCGCCTGGCCGAGATACCCGGCCACGTCGGTGTTGAAGACCGCGGGGCCCACCAGGAACCCTGACGCCTCCGCGGGCGAGCCTATGGTCCGTCCCACCACTCCGCAGGGCCGGGCCGCCCCCCCGTGGCAGCGGAGCGTCGTTGCTGGCGTCCCGTGACAGGAAAGCCGCTCCGTCGGGTTCACGGGCGTCCCACATCGGGAAGGTCCGCGCCCGTGTGGACCGCTACCGACACGCGCCTGGTGATCACCGCGGCGACCGCCGTCGCGCTCGTGATCGTGCTGATCACCTCCCGGCTGCGACTGCACGCCTTCCCCGCCCTCATGGTCGGCTCGCTCGTGCTCGGGCTGGTCGCCGGACTGGGGCCGTCGAAGACGGTCGACGGGTTCACCGACGGCGTCGGCGGCACGCTCGGGGACGTCGGCGTGGTGCTCGGCCTCGGCACGATGCTCGGCAAGCTGCTCGCCGACTCCGGCGGTGCGGACCTGCTCGCCGACGCCCTGCTGCGCCGGTCGGGGCACCGGATGCTGCCGTGGGCGGTCGCGCTGCTCGCGATGGTGCTCGGGATCCCGCTCTTCTTCGAGATCGGCGTGGTGCTCGTGCTGCCGATCGTCTTCACCGTCGCGATGCGTCTCGACCGGGAGCGCGGGCACGAGGGCGGCCGGGACGAGCAGGGCCGCTCGACGATCCTGCGCGTCGGCATCCCTGCCCTCGCCGGGCTGTCCGCCCTGCACGCCTTCATCCCGCCGCACCCGGGCCCGCTCGTCGCGATCGACGCGCTGGGCGCCGACCTGGGGCAGACCCTGCTGATCGGCATCGTCGTCGCGATCCCGACGGTGGCCGTGGCCGGTCCGCTCTTCGCCCACTACGCCGCGCGCTGGGCGCACGCCGAGCCGCCGGCGTCGCTGGTGCGCACCGCCGCCTCCCCGGAGCGTCAGCAGAGTGCCACCGCTGACGCCGGGCGCCAGCAGAGTGCCACCGCTGACGCCGGGCGCCAGCAGAGTGCCACCGCTGACGCCGGGTCCGAGCCGGGCGCCGACCCCGCCGATCGGCACCCGCCGCCCGGCCTCACCGCCACCCTCGTGACGATCCTGCTGCCCGTCGTCCTCATGCTCGTGCGGACCGTCGCCGACGTCGCCACCCCCGACGGGTCCCCGGTGCGCTCGGTCGCGGAGTTCGTCGGCGAGCCGATCGTCGCGCTGCTGCTCGCCCTGCTCCTCGCCACGTGGACCTTCGGCCTCCGCCGCGGCCTGTCCGGCTCCGAGGTGAGTTCGCTCGCCGCCGCCGGTCTCGTGCCCGCCGCGTCGATCCTCGTCATCATCGGCGCCGGCGGGGGCTTCAAGCAGGTCCTCGTCGACTCCGGCGTCGGCGACTCGCTCGCGAAGGCGGCCACGGGCGTCGGCGTCCCGGTCCTGCTGCTGGCCTGGTTCGTCGCCGTGCTCATCCGGCTCGCCACCGGGTCGGCGACCGTCGCGACGGTCACCGCCGCGGGCATCGTCGCGCCCGTCCTCGCCGCCGAGCCGTCCGCGTCGCCGGTGCTCGTCGCGCTCGCGATCGGGGCCGGCTCGGTGTTCTTCTCGCACGTCAACGACGCGGGCTTCTGGCTCGTCCGCGAGTATTTCGGCATGTCGGTCCGCGACACGTTCCGCACCTGGTCGGTCATGGAGACACTGGTGTCGGTCGTCGGCCTGCTCGCGGTGCTGGCGGCGAGCCTCGTTGTCTGAGGCGGAGACCGTCCTCGCCGTCGACGTCGGCACCACCTCCACCAAGGCGGTCCTCTTCACGACGACGGGGGTGGTGCTGGGGGAGGGCGACCGCGGCTACCCGCTGGGCGAGCCGGAGCCCGGCGCCGCCGTGCAGGACCCGGAGACCATCTGGGAGGCGGTCGGTGACGCGGTGCGCGACGCGGCCGGCGGCACCCGCCCGGCCGTGGTCGCCCTCTCCGCGGCGATGCACGGGCTGCTCGGGGTCGACGACGGCGGGGATCCGGTCGGGCCGCTGCTCACCTGGGCCGACTCCCGGGCCGCCGGGGTGGCCGGCGAGATCCGCCGACGCGGCGACGCGCTCGCCCTGCACCGCCGGACCGGGACCCCCGTCCACTCGATGAGCCCGCTGGTCAAGCTCGCCTGGCTGCGTCGCGAGCGGCCCAGCCTGCACGCCGCGCCCGCACGCTTCGGCGGGGTGAAGGAGTTCGTCGTCGGCCGCGCGACCGGTGAGCGGGCGGCCGACGCGTCCTGCGCCTCCGGCACCGGGCTGATGGACCTGGAGCGGCGGTGCTGGGACGACGAGGCCCTGGACCTCGCGGGGCTCACGCCCGACCGGCTCGACCGGATCGTCGACACGACCGCCGTCGTCGGGAGCCTGACCGCGGCCGCGGCGCGGGAGTGGGACCTGCCGTCGGGAACACCGGTGGTGGCCGGGGCCGGGGACGGACCGCTGGCCAACCTCGGGCTCGGCGCCATCCGCCCCGGCGTGCTGGCCTGCTCGATCGGCACGAGCGGTGCCCTGCGGCTGGCGGTGGACCGTCCCGGGATCGACCCGCGCGGCCGCCTGTTCTGCTACGAGCTCACCCCGCAGCGCTGGACGGTCGGCGGCGCCGTGACCAACGGGGGCGTGGTGCTCGACTGGGCGTCCGAGACGTTCGGCGCGGACCCCGACGAGCTGCTCGACGAGGCCGCCGCCGTCCCGGCCGGCGCCGACGGACTGCTGGCCATCCCGCACCTGCTCGCCGAGCGCGCCCCGCGCTGGGACGGCGGTCTCGGGGGGACGTTCCTCAACCTGCAGCGCTCCCACGGCCGCGGGCACCTGACCCGTGCCCTGCTCGAGGGGGTCTGCCTGCAGCTGCGCCTGGTGCTCGACTCGGTGCGCGACGCGGGGATGGCGGTCGAGGAGGTCCGGGCGACCGGGGGCTTCGCCCGCAGCCCGTTCTGGCGTCAGCTGCTCGCGGACGTGCTCGGGGTGCCGGTCGGGTTCACCGACGGGCACCAGGGCTCCGCGTACGGCGCGGCCCTGCTCGGCCTGCAGGGCGTCGGCCTGCTCGACGACGGGCCGGACGCCCTGGCGGACGTCGCGGACCGCGTCACGATCACCGAGACCCTGGAGCCGGGGCCGTCGGCCGACGCCTACACCCGTCGTCGGGACCTCGTGGAGCAGGTGCACGACCAGCTCGCCGACGTGGTCGGCGAGCTGCGTGCGTCCTCCTAGCCGTCCGCGGCGTCGGCGACGTCCTCGAGCTCGACGAGCGACTCCTCGAGGTAGGTCAACAGCTTCTGCAGGCGCGGGACCGCACGGCGGTCGCCGGTGAGGCCGAACTCCATGTTGTCGGCGTAGGAGAACACCGTCATGTTGAGCG contains:
- the selA gene encoding L-seryl-tRNA(Sec) selenium transferase; this encodes MTPDPRRRIPRTDAVLAEPRVAAAVAVVGRARVKDVVLGAQQRARAGEIGPDDVVDAVVAALPRSAASLRPVLNATGVVLHTNLGRAPLSGAARDALVTAAGTTDVELDLATGGRGRRGAGAMAALADAVPDAGGVHVTNNGAAALILAATALAAGREIVIARGEMVEIGDGFRLPELLESTGARLREVGTTNRVRVDDYAAAVGPDTGMILKVHPSNFVVQGFTSSVPAGELTGLGVPVVADIGSGLLAPHPLLPHEPDAATELRAGVPLVTASGDKLLGGPQAGLLLGDAALVHRLRRHPLARALRVDKLTLAALEATLRGPVPPVRAMLEADVAVLRDRAAAVAAAVGGEAVDCAAQVGGGGAPGVDLPSAAVALPADYAEALRAGDDPVVGRVEQGRCLLDLRAVPAEDDARLVAAVLAVAGERRSSHPTTATTLPCHEGSTS
- a CDS encoding permease, translated to MTTTTTAPRRTWIPVTGVVLLAVVLLIWAKWQPYWVKVPSVAGSGSLGNSILPASGVSLRAGLEFAGPYFLAIWPALVTGLLLAAAIRTVLPADWTARTVGRRGAVVGSALAVPGMMCSCCSAPVAVGLRQRAADVRAALAFWLASPALNPVVLVFCAFVLPWQWTLLRLAAGIGVVGVGALAARRAGDAPDPTGLAVATDSLDDGRPLPVRFLAALGGLSLRLLPEYLVLVVALGALRGVLFPLGAGLAGMHGAVVVAIVVLLAVAGTLLPIPTGAEIAAVAALLAAGVSPVIAAALLITLPAVSLPSLLMVRRVFPVRVLATVTVGTVLIGVVCSVVVAVGGSWTA
- the nrfD gene encoding NrfD/PsrC family molybdoenzyme membrane anchor subunit codes for the protein MTEDLNPTGMPERARIDHDAVKPRRDSPRGGRKGEQLQVPEAEFRSYYGRPIIKAPVWKNPDVPLYLFLGGLAGSSAVLAAMAGPTGRPSLRRAGRYAAVGGAMGGTVFLIHDLHRPSRFLHMLRVFKPTSPLSVGSWILSPFAAFATAAAGAEALAPYLRGRRGAKTLQVAGDAAGVGAAVVGPALATYTAVLISNTAVPTWHEAHRHLPVLFAGSAAAAGGGFGLVFSRVEDNEPAQRLAIAGAVVELVTEEKMTRDLGMLADVYDKGRAKTLMTASKACLVVGAAGAVVGRRKRWAAALSGLALMAGSALTRFGVFDAGIASANDPAHIVVPQRERIRRREEAVQAGTTPPDRHYVPAAGN
- a CDS encoding 4Fe-4S dicluster domain-containing protein translates to MTNVFDAFSGTANSLYGELPDPAADAGFDPSHPKRVGFFTDTSVCIGCKACEVACKEWNLVPDDGTDASDLYRLTGMSYDNTGDLGASTWRHVAFIEDVRPHGSATTAHGGAVPAEPTTGHIPSGLPALGGGALPKAPRDAATAPPGPGGTGTGTVDLLTLLPDAGAHGQQTPDDERDVRWLMASDVCKHCTHAGCLDNCPTGALFRTEFGTVVVQDDICNGCGYCVPSCPYGVIDVRGSDGGAHKCTLCYDRLGSGLEPACAKACPTQSIQFGDLDELQAAADARLAELHGRGVNEARLYGRDENDGVGGDGAFFLLLDEPEVYGLPPDPIVTTRDLPEMWRNAALTAVGLGAAALAAFWKGGRR
- the fdh gene encoding formate dehydrogenase codes for the protein MGVRTWLGEWPMFRQATGPDPLARGAAVQSPRTKVLEPRTDTADEVVKSVCPYCAVGCGQNVYVRDGRVTQIEGDPDSPVSRGRLCPKGSASTSLVTSPSRVTTVRYRRPYGTEWEDLDLDTAVDMIADRVIDARRRGWQDTDDEGRVLRRTLGFSSLGGATLDNEENYLIKKLFMALGAIQVENQARIUHSATVPGLGTSFGRGGASNFQQDLIHSDCIVIEGSNMAEAHPVGFQWVMEAKRRGATIIHVDPRFTRTSAVADLHVPFRAGADIAFLGGLISYVLENGLDFREYVSAYTNAADLVGEEFADTEDMAGVFSGYNPETGRYDPVSWSLEGEGYSAPAAGQRDHWESQLREHHAAMSSDTAGGAGDAAHATGTPERDESLQHPRCVYQVMRRHYARYTPEAVSRVCGMSVDQFLAVARAITANSGRERTTAWVYSVGWTHHSVGAQYIRGAAILQTLLGNMGRPGGGILALRGHASIQGSTDIPTLYDLLPGYIPMPNAHLHEDLQSFLDADAAKTGFWGNMDTYLVSLLKAWWGDAATAENDFAFDYLPKLTGDHGTYGIVRDQIDRKTFGYFLVGENPAIGHANGKMQRLGLANLEWLVVRDMQMIESATFWKDGPEIETGELRTEEIGTEVFFLPCANHTEKSGTFTNTQRLLQWRREAVHPPADARSELHFYFHLGKRIREKLAGSTDERDRPLLDLTWDYPTFGIHSEPDPESVLAEINGADADGKPLSSYTELKADGSTTAGCWIYTGVYADGVNQADRRKPGSEQDWVAAEWGWAWPANRRTLYNRASADPEGRPWSERKAYVWWDEESQRWTGHDVPDFEATKPPSFKPEEGATRQDALSGTDAFIMQADGKAWLYAPAGMADGPMPTHYEPVESPVANLLHDQQDNPALERIDRAWNRINPSQSEVFPYVFITYRLTEHHTAGGMSRTLPYLSELQPEFFCEISPALAAERGLEHMGWATLVSARTAIEARVMVTERMKPLRIGDRQVHQIGLPYHWGSNGISTGDPANDLLGVVMDPNVHIQESKVATCDIQPGRRPRGPELLEYVADYRRRAGVEPGGIE
- a CDS encoding SLC13 family permease, which produces MWTATDTRLVITAATAVALVIVLITSRLRLHAFPALMVGSLVLGLVAGLGPSKTVDGFTDGVGGTLGDVGVVLGLGTMLGKLLADSGGADLLADALLRRSGHRMLPWAVALLAMVLGIPLFFEIGVVLVLPIVFTVAMRLDRERGHEGGRDEQGRSTILRVGIPALAGLSALHAFIPPHPGPLVAIDALGADLGQTLLIGIVVAIPTVAVAGPLFAHYAARWAHAEPPASLVRTAASPERQQSATADAGRQQSATADAGRQQSATADAGSEPGADPADRHPPPGLTATLVTILLPVVLMLVRTVADVATPDGSPVRSVAEFVGEPIVALLLALLLATWTFGLRRGLSGSEVSSLAAAGLVPAASILVIIGAGGGFKQVLVDSGVGDSLAKAATGVGVPVLLLAWFVAVLIRLATGSATVATVTAAGIVAPVLAAEPSASPVLVALAIGAGSVFFSHVNDAGFWLVREYFGMSVRDTFRTWSVMETLVSVVGLLAVLAASLVV
- a CDS encoding gluconokinase; the protein is MSEAETVLAVDVGTTSTKAVLFTTTGVVLGEGDRGYPLGEPEPGAAVQDPETIWEAVGDAVRDAAGGTRPAVVALSAAMHGLLGVDDGGDPVGPLLTWADSRAAGVAGEIRRRGDALALHRRTGTPVHSMSPLVKLAWLRRERPSLHAAPARFGGVKEFVVGRATGERAADASCASGTGLMDLERRCWDDEALDLAGLTPDRLDRIVDTTAVVGSLTAAAAREWDLPSGTPVVAGAGDGPLANLGLGAIRPGVLACSIGTSGALRLAVDRPGIDPRGRLFCYELTPQRWTVGGAVTNGGVVLDWASETFGADPDELLDEAAAVPAGADGLLAIPHLLAERAPRWDGGLGGTFLNLQRSHGRGHLTRALLEGVCLQLRLVLDSVRDAGMAVEEVRATGGFARSPFWRQLLADVLGVPVGFTDGHQGSAYGAALLGLQGVGLLDDGPDALADVADRVTITETLEPGPSADAYTRRRDLVEQVHDQLADVVGELRASS